From a region of the Molothrus ater isolate BHLD 08-10-18 breed brown headed cowbird chromosome 15, BPBGC_Mater_1.1, whole genome shotgun sequence genome:
- the RAB24 gene encoding ras-related protein Rab-24, producing the protein MSGRRVDAKVVLLGQEGVGKSSLVERCAHGRFRAGPYQNTIGAAFVAKVMTVGDQTVTLGIWDTAGSERYEAMSRIYYRGARAAVVCYDLTDSGSFERAKFWVNELQNCEEGCRIYLCGTKSDLLEEDRRKRGVDFHDVQDYADEIKADLFETSSKTGQSVDELFQKVAEDYVNFSAFQVMTEDKGVNLNQRNSPYFYSCCHH; encoded by the exons ATGAGCGGGAGGCGGGTGGACGCCaaggtggtgctgctggggcaggagggggtgGGCAAGAGCAGCCTCGTGGAGCGCTGCGCCCACGGCCGCTTCCGCGCCGGGCCCTACCAGAAC ACGATCGGAGCCGCTTTTGTGGCCAAGGTGATGACCGTGGGGGACCAGACCGTGACCCTGGGTATCTGG GACACGGCAGGCTCGGAGCGCTATGAGGCCATGAGCCGCATCTACTACCGGGGAGCCCGGGCTGCCGTGGTCTGCTACG ATCTCACCGACAGTGGCAGCTTCGAGCGAGCCAAGTTCTGGGTGAACGAGCTGCAGAACTGTGAGGAG GGCTGCCGGATCTACCTGTGTGGCACCAAGAGCGATCTGCTGGAGGAGgacaggaggaagaggggggTTGACTTCCACGACGTGCAGGACTACGCTGATG AGATCAAAGCAGACCTCTTTGAGACCTCCAGTAAAACGGGCCAGAGCGTGG ATGAGCTGTTCCAAAAGGTGGCTGAGGACTATGTCAACTTCTCCGCCTTCCAGGTGATGACAG AGGACAAGGGTGTCAACCTGAACCAGAGGAACAGTCCCTACTTCtacagctgctgccaccactga
- the PRELID1 gene encoding PRELI domain-containing protein 1, mitochondrial: MGKYCASLGVLKGPWDQVFAAFWQRYPNPYSKHVLTEDIVHREVTPDHKLLSRRLLTKTNRMPRWAERFFPANVAHSVYILEDSIVDPKNRTMTTFTWNINHARLMVVEERCEYRVNPENSNWTEVKREAWVSSSLFGVSRAIQEFGLARFKSNVTKSTKGFEYVLAKMQGEAPSKTLVETAKEATEKAKETALAATEKAKDLASKAATKKKQYV, translated from the exons ATGGGGAAATACTGCGCCAGCCTGGGCGTCCTCAAGGGGCCCTGGGACCAGGTGTTCGCCGCCTTCTGGCAGCGCTACCCCAACCCCTACAG CAAACATGTCCTGACCGAAGACATCGTGCACCGGGAGGTAACGCCGGACCACAAGCTGCTCTCTCGGCGGCTCCTGACCAAGACCAACCGGATGCCGCGTTGGGCAGAGCGCTTCTTCCCAGCCAATGTCGCCCACTCCGTCTACATCCTGGAGGACTCTATCGTGGACCCCAAGAACCGAACCATGACCACATTCACCTGGAACATCAACCACGCTCGTCTCATG GTGGTGGAGGAGCGCTGCGAGTACCGGGTGAACCCCGAGAACAGCAACTGGACCGAGGTCAAGCGGGAAGCCTGGGTATCCTCCAGCCTTTTCGGCGTCTCGCGGGCCATCCAG GAGTTTGGTCTGGCCAGGTTCAAAAGCAACGTGACCAAGAGCACTAAGGGATTTGAATATGTGCTAGCAAAAATGCAAG GAGAAGCTCCATCCAAAACACTGGTGGAGACAGCCAAGGAAGCAACCGAGAAAGCCAAGGAAACAGCTCTGGCTGCTACAGAGAAAGCCAAGGACCTGGCAAGCAAGGCAGCCACCAAGAAGAAGCAGTACGTGTGA
- the MXD3 gene encoding max dimerization protein 3: MEPAGSRIQVLLQAAEFLEHREHRHPLGLAGAEHGYAALCPAPSRRAVGSVRSVHNALEKHRRAQLRCCLERLKQQVPLGVGPARSTTLSLLHRARLHIQRLEEQELRARRAKDRLRDRQRSLQRRLESLLLPADGERARADSLDSSQLSEPSEEEDAEVEVDGVVFSGDLLPGFGTGRDHSYSSPHSPAS, from the exons ATGGAGCCCGCGGGCAGCCGcatccaggtgctgctgcaggcggCCGAGTTCCTGGAGCACCGCGAGCACCGGCACCCGCTCGGCCTGGCCGGGGCCGAGCACGGCTACGCCGCTCTCTGCCCCGCGCCGTCGCGCCGGGCCGTGGGCAGCGTCAG GTCGGTGCACAACGCGCTGGAGAAGCACAG GAGAGCCCAGCTCCGGTGCTGCCTGGAGCGGCTGAAGCAGCAGGTACCGCTGGGCGTGGGGCCGGCCCGTTCCACCACGCTGAGCCTCCTGCACCGTGCCCGGCTCCACATCCAG aggctggaggagcaggaactgAGGGCACGAAGGGCCAAGGACCGGCTGCGGGACCGGCAGCGGAGCCTGCAGCGGCGGCTGGAATCGCTGCTCTTGCCCGCCGATGGGGAACGGGCACGGGCTGACAGCCTGGACTCCTCCCAGCTCTCAGAGCCCTCCGAGGAAG AGGATGCCGAGGTAGAGGTGGATGGTGTGGTGTTCAGCGGGGACCTGCTGCCCGGCTTTGGCACCGGGAGGGACCACAGCTACtccagcccccacagccccgcCTCCTGA
- the LOC118692201 gene encoding lateral signaling target protein 2 homolog, with translation MEECIPTQRHSRDYLVKFPEELLVDNLGNHMLFAAECLLAGTFLEMEESDGAQLRPKARNLLCSLELVRTVLREQSLSQPNSYPEPVRAVLIQFDRLFAEFELSYVSSLVAVKSPDEIYRQQEIIVLFCETVERALHLGYLTQEMIDGYEPLLMFTIPRLAIISGLLIYPEGPLSLERSPEEMSRVFSPFYNLLKKIRDLLRVLSAEELCLLERSLCTAEQEDPCRISHTIPGIMVTSSLRSPQPLGSSPGVGVSAAPGARCSELRSRYSSTKDMLHTLFVCISGVADQLQTNFASDMRSILKTVFKIVCSQAEPSKEQSDSKEKDGDSCVTDAPRVADCPLCSRPAEAARLQRAGARSLPEWVPDSTCSQCSACRSPFTLLRRRHHCRSCGKIFCARCSPNTAVLPFYSQSKPVRVCTHCYSTHLPPSSRCARSQ, from the exons ATGGAGGAGTGCATCCCCACACAGCGGCACAGCCGCGACTACCTGGTCAAGTTCCCTGAGGAGCTCTTGGTGGACAACTTGGGGAACCACATGCTGTTTGCTGCCGAG TGTCTCCTGGCTGGGACCTTCCTGGAGATGGAGGAGTCAGATGGGGCACAGCTGCGGCCCAAGGCCAGGAATctgctgtgcagcctggagctggtCCGGACAGTGCTGCGGGAGCAAAGCCTGAGCCAGCCCAACTCCTATCCAGAGCCTGTCCGGGCTGTGCTCATCCAATTCGACCGGCTCTTTGCAGAGTTTGAGCTGAG CTACGTGTCCTCTCTGGTGGCAGTGAAGTCTCCTGATGAGATCTACAGGCAGCAGGAGATCATCGTGCTCTTCTGTGAGACAGTGGAGCG agcactgCACCTGGGCTACCTGACCCAGGAGATGATCGATGGCTATGAGCCACTGCTGATGTTCACCATCCCTCGCCTGGCCATTATCAG TGGTCTCCTCATCTACCCCGAGGGACCCCTCAGCCTGGAGCGGAGCCCTGAGGAGATGTCCCGGGTCTTCAGCCCCTTCTACAACCTCCTGAAGAAGATCAG GGACCTGTTGCGGGTGCTGTCAGCAgaggagctctgcctgctggagaGGAGCCTGTGCACAGCTGAACAGGAGGATCCCTGCA GGATATCTCACACCATCCCTGGTATAATGGTCACCTCCTCCCTgcgcagcccccagccccttgggagcagcccaggggtGGGGGTCAGTGCCGCCCCTGGTGCCCGCTGCTCGGAGCTGCGCTCCCGCTACAGCAGCACCAAGGACATGCTGCACACCCTCTTTGTCTGCATCTCGG gggtgGCCGATCAGCTCCAGACCAACTTTGCCAGTGACATGCGAAGCATCTTGAAAACGGTCTTCAAGATTGTGTGCTCGCAGGCGGAGCCCTCGAAGGAGCAAAGTGACAGCA aagagaaagatgGTGACTCCTGTGTGACAGATGCTCCTCGTGTGGCTGACTGCCCGCTGTGCTCCCGccctgcagaggctgccagGCTCCAGAGGGCAG GTGCCCGGTCCCTGCCCGAGTGGGTGCCGGACAGCACATGCAGCCAGTGCTCTGCCTGCCGCTCGCCCTTCACCCTGCTGCGCCGCCGGCACCACTGCCGCAGCTGTGGGAAG ATCTTCTGTGCCCGCTGCTCACCGAATACCGCAGTGCTGCCCTTCTACAGCCAGAGCAAACCCGTACGTGTCTGCACCCACTGCTACAGCACACACCTCCCGCCCTCATCCCGCTGTGCCCGGAGCCAGTGA
- the FAM193B gene encoding LOW QUALITY PROTEIN: protein FAM193B (The sequence of the model RefSeq protein was modified relative to this genomic sequence to represent the inferred CDS: deleted 1 base in 1 codon), with the protein MAAAASTPRAFPPPSLPPSRGQGPDGPRRHIGCCPGCGGLAMTRRRNKAATAATATAAAAGGSGPRRDRMAGPDVGPPPPPPPPEPPAPPEVAAAAGSGGESGRGSAQVLPTANQSVQTCCLLCHRERKDWGGPSHNGLVSPGERLPPDFVPTLVQNLLGEMPLWICQSCRKSVEEEERRAVQEQALAVSLSHTSCKSQSCGGGSHSSSSSSSSSSSSCHGNSGDWDPSSFLSAHKLSGLWNSQHSNGTVQGSPLGTPPAALGDKHPSLALSPECASQVSAMAPGLKACPYSHTASATSSTATPGSPLPTSLDFCKTLPKQFKSLCRRATPPGEAFHSSEHHQHSDLTAPPNSPTGLPSQPPALIPSKQTPPHAGPFSSPPHIPLGTSSQAALFPAPSAQAAAPKPVSESPPASAASHSPGPCKSPHLPPANVPLLKMPPPLSGCAHPCNGHCSTSLIPPPASHQLPSTNRDPSCKGHKFPNGTSCHPPQPCEADEGLGEDEDSSSERSSCTSSSTNQKDGKFCDCCYCEFFGHNAPPAAPTSRNYAEIREKLRSRLTKRKEELPQKLGHNSSSGEPAVDHRNVDELLDYINSTEPKPLNSAKAAKRARHKQKKKEKEKAQLEAEAQKRAERAPAASQAREPAEEKLLEWPELELERVNSFLSSRLQEIKNTIKDSIRASFSVYDLNLDVNDFPKKAAVLEQKNLLSNLNGSSDLQDIDLALAPLSLGPAKSHTLLRGEPGPRWGEGPGEPPPAPAAENGVVKRLSAVPSLSRMIWVQSKAADSAVDGPGPGLEPQEGPQPKGPEPPEPLPVGSRQRKNKRQNGQAKKGEGSTAVPSGQARLESPGGKGQVLGTKHPSKASAPEPARASGCTEPGEGGKGQPWACGSAARGDKERTSEWKGRRGEGKVELPELAPQQPPALATHLTLGGSPQPKGKSRKSRNKVEKSNTSIDDVFLPKDLDGAEMDETDREVEYFKRFCLDSAKQTRQKVAVNWTNFTLKKTTSSAAQ; encoded by the exons atggcggcggcggctTCAACTCCCCGAGCg ttcccccctccctccctccctccttcccgcGGGCAGGGGCCGGACGGACCGCGCCGCCATATTGGCTGTTGTCCTGGCTGCGGCGGGCTCGCCATGACTCGCCGGCGGAACAAGGCGGCAACGGCGGCGACGGCGACGGCAGCGGCGGCAGGTGGCTCCGGGCCTCGCCGTGACAGGATGGCGGGTCCCGACGTCGGGCCTCCCCCGCCGCCACCACCACCGGAACCGCCCGCCCCGCCTgaggtggcggcggcggcgggcagcggcggggaGTCGGGCAGAGGCAGCGCGCAG GTGCTGCCCACCGCCAACCAGTCGGTGCAgacctgctgcctgctctgtcaCCGGGAGCGCAAGGACTGGGGAGGGCCGTCCCACAATGGGCTGGTTTCCCCAGGCGAGAGGCTGCCACCCGACTTCGTGCCAACGCTCGTGCAGAACCTCCTGGGAGAAATGCCCCTGTGGATCTGCCAGAGCTGCCGGAAGAGCGTGGAGGAGGAAGAGCGACGggcggtgcaggagcaggccCTGGCG GTCTCCTTATCCCACACATCCTGCAAATCACAGTCTTGTGGGGGTGGCTCacactcctcttcctcctcctcctcgtctTCTTCCTCCTCATGCCACGGGAACTCAGGGGACTGGGACCCCAGCTCGTTTTTGTCTGCTCACAAGCTCTCAGGCCTCTGGAACTCGCAGCACAGCAACGGGACCGTGCAGGGCAGCCCCCTTGGGACTCCCCCAGCTGCACTAG GTGACAAGCACCCCAGCCTTGCTCTGTCTCCAGAGTGCGCCAGCCAGGTGTCGGCCATGGCGCCGGGGCTGAAGGCCTGTCCCTACAGCCACACAGCCTCTGCCACCTCCAGCACCGCCACACCGGGCTCGCCTCTGCCTACCTCACTCGACTTCTGCAAGACGCTGCCGAAGCAGTTCAAAAGCTTGTGCCGGAGGGCCACCCCGCCAG gTGAGGCCTTCCACTCCTCAGAGCATCATCAGCACTCCGACCTCACTGCTCCTCCCAACAGTCCCACGGGCCTCCCCTCGCAGCCCCCGGCGCTGATCCCCTCCAAACAGACACCTCCCCACGCGGGGCCCTTCAGCTCCCCGCCGCACATCCCGCTGGGCACCTCCTCGCAGGCCGCGCTCTTCCCCGCTCCCAGCGCGCAGGCGGCGGCCCCCAAGCCGGTGTCCGAGTCCCCTCCGGCCAGCGCGgcctcccacagcccagggccgTGCAAGAGCCCTCACCTGCCCCCCGCCAACGTGCCCCTGCTGAAGATGCCGCCGCCGCTGTCGGGCTGTGCTCATCCCTGCAACGGGCACTGCAGCACTTCACtcatccctcctcctgcctcccaccaGCTGCCCAGCACGAACAG ggaCCCCTCTTGCAAAGGGCACAAATTCCCGAACGGTACCAGCTGCcacccaccacagccctgcGAGGCAGACGAGGGGCTCGGGGAGGATGAGGACAGCAGCTCAGAGCGCAGTTCCtgcacctcctcctccaccaACCAGAAAGATGGGAAGTTCTGTGACTGCTGCTACTGTGAGTTCTTCGGCCACAACGCG CCCCCGGCCGCTCCCACGAGCCGCAACTACGCTGAGATTCGAGAGAAGTTGCGTTCTCGCCTCACCAAGAGAAAAGAGGAGCTGCCACAGAAACTGGGGCACAATAGCAGCTCAGGGGAGCCCGCTGTGGACCACCGCAATGTGGACGAGCTGCTGGACTACATCaacagcacagagcccaagCCCTTGAACAGTGCCAAGGCAGCCAAGCGGGCACGGCACaagcagaagaagaag gagaaggagaaagccCAGCTGGAGGCAGAAGCTCAGAAGCGGGCAGAGCgtgcccctgcagccagccaggccagggagcCAGCcgaggagaagctgctggagtggccagagctggagctggagcggGTGAACAGCTTCCTCAGCAGCCGGCTGCAGGAGATCAAGAACACCATCAAGGACTCCATCCGGGCCAGTTTCAGCGTCTACGACCTCAACCTGGATGTCAACGACTTCCCCAAGAAGGCAGCTGTCCTGGAGCAGAAGAACCTGCTCTCCAACCTCAACGGGTCTTCTGACCTGCAGGACATAGACCTGGCTCTGGCCCCGCTCAGCCTGGGCCCTGCCAAGAGCCACACGCTGCTGCGGGGCGAGCCGGGCCCCCGATGGGGCGAGGGGCCCGGGGAGCCCCCGCCAGCCCCGGCGGCTGAGAACGGCGTGGTGAAACGCCTGAGCGCCGTGCCCAGCCTGTCCCGCATGATCTGGGTGCAGTCCAAGGCTGCAGACTCGGCTGTGGATggccccgggccgggcctggagccccaggaggggccgCAGCCCAAGGGGCCAGAGCCGCCGGAGCCGCTGCCCGTGGGGAGCCGGCAGAGGAAGAACAAGCGGCAGAACGGGCAGGCAAAGAAAGgagagggcagcacagctgtgcccagcgGCCAGGCCCGGCTGGAGAGCCCTGGTGGGAAGGGGCAGGTGCTGGGAACCAAGCACCCTTCCAAGGCCAGTGCCCCGGAGCCAGCGCGGGCGAGCGGCTGCACCGAGCCCGGGGAGGGCGGCAAGGGGCAGCCTTGGGCCTgcggcagcgctgccagggggGACAAGGAGAGAACCAGTGAGTGGAAAGGCCGGAGGGGAGAGGGCAAAgtggagctgccagagctggcacCGCAGCAGCCACCTGCCCTGGCCACCCACCTCACCCTGGGGGGCTCCCCCCAGCCCAAGGGCAAGAGCAGGAAGAGCCGGAACAAAGTGGAGAAATCCAATACCTCGAT